The following is a genomic window from Streptomyces lincolnensis.
CGGGCCGTGGGCGTCTCAGCCGCCCACGGCGGTAAGGGGACGGGGCGGGGGGTGTCCGCCCGCAGCGGCCGGCGTCCAACACGCAGCACCTCCAGGCCCGACAGCACCGCCGGACCGAGGACGGACACCCCCCGCCCCGGCCCCGACCCACCACACAACCGTGGGCGCTACACACGCCCCCACCGAACCCGCACAGCGCGCCGCGAGGCATCAGACACACACCCTCAGCCGGCGAACGACGGCTGCACCACGCCCCTCCCCGCGTCAGGGACCACCAGCAGGGAGCCGGCCGTCGGATGGGGGGCGGACAGGCCCGTGCGGGCTGTGGTGATGTAGAGGTCGGTGAGGTCGGGGCCGCCGAAGGCGCAGGCGGTCACGCGGGGCGTCGGCAGGGACAGGACGCGGTCGAGGACGCCGTCAGGGGTGTAGCGGCGGACGGCGGAGCCGTCCCACAGGGCGACCCATACACACCCGTCGGCGTCGACCGTCAGCCCGTCGGGAAAGCCCCCGCCGTCCTCGATCGACACGAAGGGCCTCCGATTCACGGCACGGCCGTCGTCAGTGAAGTCGAAGACGTCGACCCGCCGCGTCGGGGAGTCGACGTAGTACATCGACCGCCCGTCCGGACTCCAGCCCGTACCGTTGCTGACCGCCACATCGGAGAGCACGACTTCCACGGTCCCGTCACCCGTGAGACGGGACAGGCTCCCACCCCCCGCCGCCTCGTCGTACCGCATCGTGCCGGCCCACAGAGACCCATCGGGAGCGACAGCCGCGTCATTGGCGCGACGCCCGGCGACCGGCGCCCGGTGCAGCCACCGGAACGTGTCGTCGGGATCGACCAGCCCCACCCCGTCGCGCAGGTTGAGGACGAGCCCCCCACCGACGCGGGGCTTCACGGCCCCGACATGCTGCTCGGTCGTACGGGATGTCCGACGCCCGGAGACCGGGTCGTACGTATGGACCCGGCACCCGAGGATGTCGATCCAGATCAGCCGCCCCGCCGCCGCATCCCACGTCGGCCCTTCGCCGAGCGTCGCCTCGGCCCGGACCGCCACCTCGTACGAGGACGTCGTGTGCACGTTGGACGTCATGCCACACTCCGATACCCGAGCCGCTCGGACAACTCCGCCGCCCCCTTGACGGCAAGCTGCTCCAGCTCGACGCGCCGCTCGTCGCTCCACCGGATCATCGGCACGGAGATGGACATCGCCGCGACGACCCGCCCGGCACGATCACGCACGGGCGCCGCCACGCAGGACACGTCGGGGTTGGACTCGCGCCGCTCCACGGCGAGCCCCCGCTGACGGATCTCGCTGAGGGCCTCGCGCAGGGCGCCCGGTTCGGTGATGCTGTTGGGCGTCATCGCGATGAGGTCCGCGTCGTCCGGGATCCGCGCGCTGAGCTCGACGTCGGAGAGGGAGGCCAGCAGCATCTTCCCGACGGAGGTGCAGTGGGCGGGCAGCCGCCGCCCCGCCGCGGAGACCATGCGCACGGCGTGCGTGGAGTCGACCTTGGCGATGTAGATGACGTCGGTGCCCTCCAGGATCGCCACGT
Proteins encoded in this region:
- a CDS encoding SMP-30/gluconolactonase/LRE family protein, with product MTSNVHTTSSYEVAVRAEATLGEGPTWDAAAGRLIWIDILGCRVHTYDPVSGRRTSRTTEQHVGAVKPRVGGGLVLNLRDGVGLVDPDDTFRWLHRAPVAGRRANDAAVAPDGSLWAGTMRYDEAAGGGSLSRLTGDGTVEVVLSDVAVSNGTGWSPDGRSMYYVDSPTRRVDVFDFTDDGRAVNRRPFVSIEDGGGFPDGLTVDADGCVWVALWDGSAVRRYTPDGVLDRVLSLPTPRVTACAFGGPDLTDLYITTARTGLSAPHPTAGSLLVVPDAGRGVVQPSFAG
- a CDS encoding IclR family transcriptional regulator; this encodes MGRLVPAVTRALDILELFLDGDGTLSAPDIVRRLQLPRTTVHELVTTLSARSYIVPVPGQPGRYRLGVRPYQLGSRYAEQLDLAAEGQQVARSVAETCDETVHVAILEGTDVIYIAKVDSTHAVRMVSAAGRRLPAHCTSVGKMLLASLSDVELSARIPDDADLIAMTPNSITEPGALREALSEIRQRGLAVERRESNPDVSCVAAPVRDRAGRVVAAMSISVPMIRWSDERRVELEQLAVKGAAELSERLGYRSVA